The Piliocolobus tephrosceles isolate RC106 chromosome 10, ASM277652v3, whole genome shotgun sequence nucleotide sequence TGGGATAGATCTTCGATCTACAGGGTAGAGAATACAGATTCATGTGAGTAGATCAGcagtctttgaaaaataaatcagagttTCACAACTCTCTGTAAACCCACTTCAGGTAACTTATTGTATGGCTTTACACTGCTTGCCCTCACTCACAGTAGACAGATTAGTTTTTAGGTTTAGAGCGGTGGTTCTCAACTAGGGGGTAGTTATGTCTCCCAGGAGATATATGGCAGTGGAGTTTTTGGGTAATCAAAACTGGATGTAATGCTGCTAAGCATCCATAATGAGCAGGATAGCTCTTCCGTAACAGAGAACTACCAGAGGCAAAATGTCagcagtgctgaggttgagaaaccctggtctaGAACAACGCCCAAGAAAAGTTtactcaccttggcttccccaaaAACTATGTAAGTATCCGAAGCAGGGCTCTTGTAGACATCTGGTTTTGTGATGACAAAGAGGATATTCTTAGATTTCCGGATAGTGACTCTAGTAACTCCTGTAACCTGTCGAAGACCCAGTTTGGACATAgcctaaagaagagaaaatagtaTCAGGTTTGCAACCTCTTTAGAAGCAGCCTAAAGAAGCAAGGCACATAATACAACATCCAAAGCAAAGCCTTTCCCCAGGCTGAGAAAAGTTCATACAAGAATAGAGAATGGGTTTTCTGCCACAGTAACTtctgctactttattttttaatttttggagacaggtctcgctctgtcgcccaggctggagtacagtagtgcaatctcggctcaatgtaacatccgccttccaggttcaagcaactgcCATGCCTTAACTACCttcatagctgggactacaggagcgtacCTCCAcgccctgcattttttttttggtatttttagtagataggggtttcgccatgttggccaggctggtcttgaactcttgacctcaagtgatccacctgccctggccttccagagtgctgggattacaagtgtgagccactaatCCAGCTACTtctgctactttatttttttatttttatttttatttatttatttttttttttgagacggagtcttgctgtgtctcctgggctggagtgcagtggccagatctcagctcactgcaagctccgcctcccgggttcacgccattctcctgcctcagcctccggagtagctgggactataggcgcccgccacctcgcccggctagttttttgtatttttagtagagacggggtttcaccgtgttagccaggatggtctcgatctcctgacctcatgatccgcccgtctcggcctcccaaagtgctgggattacaggcttgagccaccgcgcccggccttacttcTGCTACTTTAAACAAGATTCTACCACTACTAagaattgggttcagtgtatactgcttgggtgatgggtgcaccaaaatctcaaaaatcaccactaaagtacttactcgtgtaaccaaaataccacctgttccccaaaaacctatggaaataaagaGTTCCACTCCGTATAAAGGTGCTTCTTCATTAGATCCTCAAATCCTTTTCAAATCTTACCTTCCGTGCCTTCTTTTCACTCCGACTCTGTTTTGCTTTACTGACTGGTTCTTCATCAATTTCAGCTGCTGCCGCCAGCTAAGAAGACAAAACAGGTATTAGTTAACCAGAACCCAAGATGTGGATAGCACAATTTCCTTGTGGGTTTTCCTTTATGAAGGTTCACAGTTCCAAATACAAAAGTTGCCCTGATCAACCCTGTTTCCTTGACCCAATACCAGTTAGTAAGAGAATACCCACCTGGGCTTGTTGTGTGGTTGCCTGGGTGGAATCCTGTTCTTCAAGCTCTGGTACTGATTCATCACTGTCAGATTCTGTTCCAGACCCTAAAATGAGAAACAACTTTCACTGCTTTATAGTAGAAATTATAAGAGAAGGTACTTCACTACAGCCTGCCTGGACTACAGGTCAACGCTTCATGCAAGACCTAAGAATGTTAAATGTAAACCAACTGGCTTGTGTGAAGCCAGCTTGATAGCCCCTAACTTAGTCACTAACTAGTGGGTACACATCTAGTAAAGACCCAGCCCTAACCCCAGACATGAGAAGTAATCACTAGAAACAGCTGAGCAGTTTAACATACTGTAACTGCTTTCTTTCCCTCAAGGTCTTTGTTTCTTGGCACAGGCAAATAATGACCCATATGACTGACTCTAAATTTTACCCAATAGTCCAATTATCCCTGTAAAGTTCTGTCAGAAGGTGCCCCCAGATAcacttaagtgaaaaaaaaaaaaatcacaccatgGAGGCGCAACAGGTAGGTTGGATTTccaatcaactttttttttttttgagacggagtctcaatctgtcacccaggctggagtgcagtggcgccatcttggctcactgcaagctctgcctcccgggttcacgccattctcttgcctcagcctccccagtagctgggactacaggcgcccatcaccacgcctggctaattttttgtatttttttttttagtagagacggggttttaccctgttagccagaatggtcttgatctcatgaccttgtgatccgcccgcctcagcctcccagagtgctgggattacaggcatgagccaccaagcccggcctttttttgtatttttggtagagacagggtttcgctgtgttagccaggatggtctccatctcctgaacccatgatccgcccgcctcggcctcccaaagtgctgggatcacaggtgtgagccactgcgcttggccattCCCTCAACTTTTAAACTGGGTTGGAGCAAGTCAAAAGCAGTCACGTGCACATATTCAGCCTCATTTTCAAACCATTCACCCCAGCAATGTGATCTAATCAATATAGTTAGAAGATTCTCAATGATGTTGACTTGTATCtcttaatttttccaaaataattcacATAAATTTCTTTCACTTCAAAGGCCAAGCATCAGTAAAGACTACTGAGGAAAAAAAGCATATACCTGCACCATTTTCAGGCTAGGAAAAACAGGTTTCTACATTTTTATGAAAAGGAAGTCCCTGGACAACTGGTCATTACTAAGTCtaagaattgaaaaagaaatacaaatagttcAATTCTCCAATGTTTTAGCAAATCTCAGGCCCAGGGACAAGGTTAGTTAGTGATGTGGTAGGGATTAGAGCAAATTAAAAGGTCTGGCAGGTCTTGGTTTTCAATGTCAGATCAATTAGGTAAAACAGATGGCATGGTAGGCTCAGGGTAGTCCGGGCCACATTGTACTGAATGATACACAATACACTATGTATCTATCTGAAGTCATGAAAACCAAGATTTAGTTTCATATTCCTAGAGcttttgcatttaaaatgatCATTCTATGTTCTACGTCCAAACCCAAGCAGATTCACTGGAGAAAGCGGCGCATCACAGGGTTAGTATTGGTGGGTAGCCCCCAAGAGGGGTGTGGGCAACAGACACACCATGCACACAGCAAACCAAGGCAAATACCCTTGTTGTTCTTCATAACAGGCTGCTTGGCAGAGGGGGTTGGGACAGGGATTCCAGCAGCTTTGGGGGTGGGCATGTTGACGAGGACTGACTGGAAAGGCACTCCCCCAGAGATTGGTTCCGGGGGTATCAGAGGCGGCAGCTCATCCTCATCAGCAGGGGCTAGGGGTTTAGAGGGTGATTCCAACACCAGCCCAGGAGAGGACGGCAAAAATTGCTGTTTAGGAGGCAGAGTGGGAACTGGGGAGGGAGCAAGAGGCAGAGAGACTGGTGGGGTGGGTGGTGGAGAGACAGATGCTGATTCAGGTTTAGGAAGGACCTTCTCAGAGGCAGCTGCTGTTAGAGGGGTGGATGCCTTAGACTCAGGAGGAGCCAAGGGGCCCTTTGGGGAATGAGAAGCATCTTTGCCTTTTGATGTCTTTGAAGAGCCTTTCTGAGCAGGGAGTAGAGGGGCTGGAGCCACTGTGGAAAGGGGTCCTTTAGAACCATTCTTAGCTGAGGGATCTGGGCACATAGGAGGTGAAGTAGCAGAACTCTTTTTGGTCTGTGGACCTTTCCGAGTGGGAGCTGTGATGACTGGCGTACTTTCCGGAGCTGGGGCAACAAGTACTTCTTTGAGAGCTGTGGGGCCTTTCTTTGCTGGAAGCCCTTTAGATGCTTGAGGAACAGTGGCCCCCATTTTACATGTGACAGAAACTGGGGACGCAGGGAAGTCTTTGAGGGAGGAAGGAGTCACAGGTGGGGAAGTGGGGGTCCCTTTGGGGGCTGGAGTTGCTGGGCCCTTTTTGGGGGATGGAGGAGTCACAGCTGGAGGAGTAGGGGCCTCTTTGGGAGATGGGGCCCCTTTGTAAGAGGAAGGAGTCACTGCTGGGGGACTGGAGGCCTCTTTGGAGGATGGGGTAGCCTGGGCTTCTTTGGGGGCTGGAATTGCTGGGCTCTTTTTGGGGAAGGGAAGAGTCATAGCTGGGGGAATGAGGGCCTCTTTGGGGGCTAGAGTTGCTGGGGTCTTTTTAGGGAGAGGAGTTGCTGTTTGGGCAATGGGGTCCCTTCTGGAGGATGGGGTAGCTGGGACCTCTTTGGAGGAAGAAGGAATCACAGCTGGCAGAGTGGGGGCCCCCGTGGGGGCTGGAGTTGCCGGGGCCTTTTTGGGAGAGGAAGAAGTGGGAGCTTGTTTGGGGACTGGGGGCTCCTTGGGGGAAGGAGGAGTCACTGCTGGGAGGGTGGGATCCCCTTTGGAGGATGGGGTAGCTGGGCCTCCTTTGGGAGCTGAAGTTGCTGGGGCCTTTTTGAGGGAGACAGGAATCACTGCTAGGGGAGCAGTACCCCCATTGGATGGGGTGGCTGGGACTTCTCTGGTGACTGGAGTTGCTGGAGCCTTTTTGGGGGAGAGAGGAATCACTGCTGGGGAAGTGGGGTCCCCTTTGGGAGATGGGATAGCTGGTCCTCTTTTAGGGGAGGGAGGAGTCATAGCTGGACCTCCTTTGTGGGAGGGAGTTGCAGCTGGGGGAGTGGGGTCCTCTTTGGAGGATGGGGTAGTTGGGCTTCCTTTAGAGGAGGGAGTTGTAGTTGGGAGAGTGGGGGTCCctttgggggagggaggagttGCAGCGGGGGGAGTGGGGGCCTCTTTAGGGGGTGAGGTAGCTGGATCTCCTTTTGGAGAGGGAGAAGTTACAACTGAAGGACTGGGGGCCTCTTTGTGGGGTGGGGCAGCTAGATTTCCTTTTGGGGAGGGAGGAGTTGCTGCTGGGGGAGTGGGGGCCCCTCTGGGGGATGGGGTAGCTGAACCTCCTTTTGAGGAGGGAAGAGTCACAGCTGGGGGAGTGGGAGCCCCTTTGTGGGGTGGGATAGCTGGGCCTCCTTTTGGGGAGGGAGGAGTTGCAGCTAGGGGTGTGGGGGCCCCTTTGGGGGATGGGGTAGCTGGACCTCCTTTTGGGGAAGGAGGAGTTGCAGCTGGGNNNNNNNNNNNNNNNNNNNNNNNNNNNNNNNNNNNNNNNNNNNNNNNNNNNNNNNNNNNNNNNNNNNNNNNNNNNNNNNNNNNNNNNNNNNNNNNNNNNNNNNNNNNNNNNNNNNNNNNNNNNNNNNNNNNNNNNNNNNNNNNNNNNNNNNNNNNNNNNNNNNNNNNNNNNNNNNNNNNNNNNNNNNNNNNNNNNNNNNNNNNNNNNNNNNNNNNNNNNNNNNNNNNNNNNNNNNNNNNNNNNNNNNNNNNNNNNNNNNNNNNNNNNNNNNNNNNNNNNNNNNNNNNNNNNNNNNNNNNNNNNNNNNNNNNNNNNNNNNNNNNNNNNNNNNNNNNNNNNNNNNNNNNNNNNNNNNNNNNNNNNNNNNNNNNNNNNNNNNNNNNNNNNNNNNNNNNNNNNNCCCTTTGGGGGATGGGGTAGCTGGCTCTCCTTTGCAGGAAGGAGGAGCTGCAGCTAGGGGTGTGGGGGCCCCTTTGGGGGATGGGGTAGCTGGGGCCTTTTTGAGGGAGGAAGAAGTCCTGGATAGAGCGGGAGGAGCGGGAGCCTGTTTGGGTGCTGGGGTAGCTGGACCCTCTTTGGGGAAGGGCGGATTCACAATCGAAGGAGTGGAGGTCTTTTTGGGGGGTAGTGTTACTcttttgggagacagaggagtcatagctgagggaggaggggccccTTTGGGGGATGGAGGAGTGGGAGAATGCTTCGTGGCTGGTGAGTCTTTAGAGTCTTGGAAAGAAAGACTATTCTCTGGAAGAAATGAAGCTTCAACTGGAGAAACAGGGGACGAGAGATTTCCAACAGGAGTATCAGGGCCAGCAGAACCCTTCTTGGTTGGAGGTCTTTTAGTCTGAGACACGCTAACCCCTAAAGGAGATGGGGAGTCAGCTAGGTAAGTCAGAGTTTCTTTGGAAGATGCAGTAGCAGAAGCACCAGGGTCCTCAGTTGGGCACTCTTTGGGAGAGGAAGCAACAGGTGCCAATGCTGAAGTATGAGAAATACCATCAACCTTTTTTGTACCTGGAGGAGTCCCAGCTGCGGGAAGAGAGGGTGAGGACACAGACTTTGGGATTTCAGGGGCCAGCACTAAGGCAGCCAGAGGAGCAGAGGTATTCTGGGGGGATGGAGCCACAGGGCAATCTGAAGCTGTAGGAACCCAGGATAAAGTAGTAAGAGTGGAAGTACTTTCCTTAACTGGGTGGTTTTCAGGAGCTAAAGAGACAGTTCCTTCTAGAAAAGGGCTGGCTGTAGCTATATAAGTTGAGGTACCTTTGGCAATTGTGGGAGCCACCCCAGCAGGGTCAGCACTTTGCAAAGGAAATGCAGTCACTGTTGGGGTAATGAGAGAACTTTTGAGAAGCAGACCAGCAGAGTCTGGGTCTGCATAAGAATCTGTCTTGATTACAGAGGCCGAGGAGTTAACACCCAGTGGGGAGGTCACAGTGCTGGTTGGCTTACCTATAGGGGGAGGGCCTCCAAGGCTTTTCTTTGCTACGGTGGTTTCAGGAGAAAGAGATATCTCTGGAGAACAGGGTGTACTTTGGAAAGAACGGGAATTTTTACAGGCCGTCTGGGCTAATGGTAACACAGTAGGGTCTTTCTTGGTGGTGAGTTCTGCTTGGGCTGGAGAGAAAGCAGCTCCGTCAGGAGAGGCAGGTACAGTTTGGAGGTCTTTTTGTGTTGGAAATTTAACCAATACTGAACTGGGAAGACTTTTGAGGTCCTCAGGGTCTGGCAGAGGAGGAGAGACTGGTATCCTCAGAGTGGTTGCTACTTGAGTAGAAGGCTCTTTGGGAGCCACAGGTGCCATAACCAAGGCAGCAGGGGAAGTTGGTTCTATATTACTTATGGGACCTGATGAAATTGGAGAAGAAACACAAGTAGCTACCTCAAAGGTAGTAGCTGCTGCATCAATTGTACAGGGGTTAGTCACCACAAGTGGGGTGGTTCCAACAGAAGAAACAGGCATTTGGGCCACTAAAGGATAATGATGAGTGGCATTAGGAGAGC carries:
- the NACA gene encoding nascent polypeptide-associated complex subunit alpha isoform X2 translates to MPGEATETVPATEQELPQPQAETGSGTESDSDESVPELEEQDSTQATTQQAQLAAAAEIDEEPVSKAKQSRSEKKARKAMSKLGLRQVTGVTRVTIRKSKNILFVITKPDVYKSPASDTYIVFGEAKIEDLSQQAQLAAAEKFKVQGEAVSNIQENTQTPTVQEESEEEEVDETGVEVKDIELVMSQANVSRAKAVRALKNNSNDIVNAIMELTM